The following proteins are encoded in a genomic region of Terriglobia bacterium:
- a CDS encoding adenylyltransferase/cytidyltransferase family protein has protein sequence MNLGNPAIRPALAKVLQLEDAYQLVERLKARGDRVVFTNGCFDLLHPGHTRYLAEARKLGDVLIVAINSDRSVRSLKGEGRPIFPQEERAEILAALEAVGYVTTFDGPTPRDVIARMLPQVLVKGAGWGPNEIVGRAEVEAAGGRVVSMPAVPGFSTTRIVSAVQKIFG, from the coding sequence GGGAATCCGGCAATTCGTCCGGCGCTGGCCAAAGTGCTTCAGTTGGAAGACGCTTACCAGCTTGTTGAGCGGCTCAAGGCCCGCGGCGACCGTGTGGTTTTCACCAATGGATGCTTTGACCTGTTGCATCCTGGCCATACGCGCTATCTGGCCGAGGCTCGGAAGCTTGGGGACGTCCTGATCGTTGCCATCAACAGTGACCGGAGCGTCCGCTCCTTGAAGGGGGAGGGACGGCCCATCTTCCCGCAGGAAGAGCGCGCTGAAATCCTCGCGGCGCTCGAAGCTGTGGGCTACGTAACTACGTTTGATGGTCCCACGCCTCGGGACGTCATCGCGCGCATGCTGCCGCAGGTGCTGGTGAAGGGCGCCGGGTGGGGTCCAAATGAGATTGTGGGACGCGCTGAAGTCGAGGCAGCCGGAGGGCGTGTCGTTTCCATGCCGGCCGTTCCCGGCTTCTCGACCACGCGCATCGTCAGCGCCGTGCAAAAGATTTTTGGCTAG